Proteins found in one Aethina tumida isolate Nest 87 chromosome 1, icAetTumi1.1, whole genome shotgun sequence genomic segment:
- the LOC109595139 gene encoding OTU domain-containing protein 5-B isoform X1, translating into MTILPAKRPSSNVEESNEQNQQNVNSERTVRRRDEINSLQISSLNENKSPSRRSPFSYKSPNGKERFRKHYKDGERRRDREREREQKREVRREQKRDRIAKRDIAAEPMHDAASTTPPDSTDVEATSNNNEVVKKEDCTGFNSEDEYDERIIKDRLLTDEEWQKRDDFFFRCMSSLGYEIKNMNEDGACLFRSIADQVYGDQEFHFQVRQDCMNYIVQNRDYFEPYVTEDFDKYVARKRKWNVHGNHLEIQAMSELYNRTIEVYCYQIEPINIFNCSRIINTYEPIRLSYHRMCHYNSISNPNKPSVGVGLGLPNYKPIDIDRRRFNDAIRASEELLIEQTMLEDKIKATDWEATNEAIEEQVARESYIQYFRDTEKRLKDQGHPLASGSSSTITSAMLNSPRSSRRGSVSPKGCQSPKASASPRTSFSPLASPRPSFGTSEPILETTPPVYVPTEEESAFAKRVYNSPRRIEQTEAETFPQECKQQAGPSSMDSSNIGLEDFDQEIMAQVLAESQKTYLDELKHKSKKRNGSPGPSTSS; encoded by the exons ATGACTATTTTGCCAGCTAAGAGACCTTCATCTAATGTTGAAGAAAGTAACgaacaaaatcaacaaaat GTAAACTCTGAACGGACTGTCCGAAGGAGAGACGAAATTAATTCGTTGCAAATATCATCtctaaatgaaaacaaatcacCATCTAGAAGGTCACCATTTTCCTA CAAATCGCCCAATGGCAAAGAAAGATTTCGAAAACATTATAAGGATGGCGAACGGCGTCGGGATCGAGAAAGGGAAAGAGAACAGAAAAGGGAGGTTCGCAGAGAACAGAAGCGTGACAGAATTGCCAAGAGAGACATTGCAGCTGAACCAATGCATGATGCAGCCAGTACCACACCTCCAGATTCTACAGATGTCGAAGCTACTTCCAATAACAATGAGGTTGTCAAAAAAGAAGACTGCACAGGTTTCAATAGTGAGGATGAATATGATGAAAGAATCATCAAGGATCGTCTTCTTACAGATGAAGAATGGCAGAAG AGGGATGATTTTTTCTTCCGGTGTATGTCTAGTTTAGGCTatgaaatcaaaaatatgaatGAGGATGGGGCATGTCTCTTTCGTTCCATTGCTGATCAAGTATATGGTGATCAGGAGTTCCATTTTCAAGTTCGTCAGGATTGCATGAACTATATA GTCCAAAATCGCGATTATTTCGAACCTTATGTTACTGAAGATTTTGACAAGTACGTTGCCAGAAAACGGAAATGGAACGTTCACGGAAACCATTTGGAAATCCAGGCTATGAGTGAACTGTACAATCGCACAATTGAAGTGTACTGCTACCAAATtg aacctATTAACATCTTTAACTGTtctagaataataaatacttatgaaCCGATAAGACTTTCATATCATAGAATGTGTCATTACAATTCAATTAGTAATCCAAATAAGCCATCAGTAGGCGTTGGATTGGGTCTACCCAACTATAAACCGATCGACATTGATCGTAGGCGGTTTAATGATGCAATTCGTGCTAGTGAGGAATTGCTCATTGAACAG ACAATGTTGGAAGACAAGATCAAAGCTACAGATTGGGAGGCTACTAATGAGGCTATAGAGGAACAGGTAGCCCGTGAGTCTTACATTCAATATTTCAGAGACACAGAGAAGCGTTTGAAAGATCAGGGTCATCCACTAGCAAGTGGCAGCAGCAGTACAATTACATCTGCAATGTTGAACAGTCCTAGAAGTTCAAGACGTGGTTCAGTGTCCCCAAAAGGGTGTCAGTCACCTAAGGCTTCGGCTTCGCCAAGAACTTCTTTCTCACCCTTAG CGAGCCCTAGACCGTCATTTGGCACAAGTGAACCTATATTGGAAACGACTCCACCTGTGTATGTTCCCACTGAAGAGGAATCTGCTTTTGCAAAACGTGTTTATAATTCGCCCAGAAGGATTGAGCAGACTGAAGCTGAAACTTTCCCGCAGGAGTGTAAACAGCAGGCTGGACCCTCCAGTATGGATAGCTCTAACATAG GTTTAGAAGATTTCGATCAAGAAATTATGGCACAAGTATTAGCAGAGTCACAAAAAACTTACTTAGACGAACTTAAACACAAGTCTAAAAAACGCAATGGATCTCCGGGACCATCCACATCTTCATAA
- the LOC109595139 gene encoding OTU domain-containing protein 5-B isoform X2 has product MLKKVTNKINKIKSPNGKERFRKHYKDGERRRDREREREQKREVRREQKRDRIAKRDIAAEPMHDAASTTPPDSTDVEATSNNNEVVKKEDCTGFNSEDEYDERIIKDRLLTDEEWQKRDDFFFRCMSSLGYEIKNMNEDGACLFRSIADQVYGDQEFHFQVRQDCMNYIVQNRDYFEPYVTEDFDKYVARKRKWNVHGNHLEIQAMSELYNRTIEVYCYQIEPINIFNCSRIINTYEPIRLSYHRMCHYNSISNPNKPSVGVGLGLPNYKPIDIDRRRFNDAIRASEELLIEQTMLEDKIKATDWEATNEAIEEQVARESYIQYFRDTEKRLKDQGHPLASGSSSTITSAMLNSPRSSRRGSVSPKGCQSPKASASPRTSFSPLASPRPSFGTSEPILETTPPVYVPTEEESAFAKRVYNSPRRIEQTEAETFPQECKQQAGPSSMDSSNIGLEDFDQEIMAQVLAESQKTYLDELKHKSKKRNGSPGPSTSS; this is encoded by the exons ATGTTGAAGAAAGTAACgaacaaaatcaacaaaat CAAATCGCCCAATGGCAAAGAAAGATTTCGAAAACATTATAAGGATGGCGAACGGCGTCGGGATCGAGAAAGGGAAAGAGAACAGAAAAGGGAGGTTCGCAGAGAACAGAAGCGTGACAGAATTGCCAAGAGAGACATTGCAGCTGAACCAATGCATGATGCAGCCAGTACCACACCTCCAGATTCTACAGATGTCGAAGCTACTTCCAATAACAATGAGGTTGTCAAAAAAGAAGACTGCACAGGTTTCAATAGTGAGGATGAATATGATGAAAGAATCATCAAGGATCGTCTTCTTACAGATGAAGAATGGCAGAAG AGGGATGATTTTTTCTTCCGGTGTATGTCTAGTTTAGGCTatgaaatcaaaaatatgaatGAGGATGGGGCATGTCTCTTTCGTTCCATTGCTGATCAAGTATATGGTGATCAGGAGTTCCATTTTCAAGTTCGTCAGGATTGCATGAACTATATA GTCCAAAATCGCGATTATTTCGAACCTTATGTTACTGAAGATTTTGACAAGTACGTTGCCAGAAAACGGAAATGGAACGTTCACGGAAACCATTTGGAAATCCAGGCTATGAGTGAACTGTACAATCGCACAATTGAAGTGTACTGCTACCAAATtg aacctATTAACATCTTTAACTGTtctagaataataaatacttatgaaCCGATAAGACTTTCATATCATAGAATGTGTCATTACAATTCAATTAGTAATCCAAATAAGCCATCAGTAGGCGTTGGATTGGGTCTACCCAACTATAAACCGATCGACATTGATCGTAGGCGGTTTAATGATGCAATTCGTGCTAGTGAGGAATTGCTCATTGAACAG ACAATGTTGGAAGACAAGATCAAAGCTACAGATTGGGAGGCTACTAATGAGGCTATAGAGGAACAGGTAGCCCGTGAGTCTTACATTCAATATTTCAGAGACACAGAGAAGCGTTTGAAAGATCAGGGTCATCCACTAGCAAGTGGCAGCAGCAGTACAATTACATCTGCAATGTTGAACAGTCCTAGAAGTTCAAGACGTGGTTCAGTGTCCCCAAAAGGGTGTCAGTCACCTAAGGCTTCGGCTTCGCCAAGAACTTCTTTCTCACCCTTAG CGAGCCCTAGACCGTCATTTGGCACAAGTGAACCTATATTGGAAACGACTCCACCTGTGTATGTTCCCACTGAAGAGGAATCTGCTTTTGCAAAACGTGTTTATAATTCGCCCAGAAGGATTGAGCAGACTGAAGCTGAAACTTTCCCGCAGGAGTGTAAACAGCAGGCTGGACCCTCCAGTATGGATAGCTCTAACATAG GTTTAGAAGATTTCGATCAAGAAATTATGGCACAAGTATTAGCAGAGTCACAAAAAACTTACTTAGACGAACTTAAACACAAGTCTAAAAAACGCAATGGATCTCCGGGACCATCCACATCTTCATAA
- the LOC109597748 gene encoding protein mono-ADP-ribosyltransferase PARP16 translates to MESKFRKLKDKMRENFLGADLMICILIAALKSYRSDKCLRPFPPMFINRGEKDWQKLNSICDTIPPLKELVSNNDLPQETIDLLTWMYIESGFPQLQLRNLEHIPVENRGGLRKLLPQYIFEVCYPESTEKAFQKRIGNNNTIFAYHGSALDNFYSILRVGLQQHFSFKKEGLFGNGVYLSSEITVCTTYAPFRETWKNSCLGSQQSIIAICEVIDHIDKVKCKDTKHRQRSRNEESYNEIPEKYYVVTDSEMLRVKYLLVYSRKKIIFSIKNVSIFLIISYLLILVLTGLFRGTLWTKLMKIFSL, encoded by the exons atggaaagtaaatttagaaaattaaaagataaaatgagGGAAAACTTTCTAGGGGCAGATTTAATGATTTGTATACTTATTGCCGCTTTAAAGTCTTACAGATCAGACAAATGTCTTAGGCCATTCCCtccaatgtttattaatagagGAGAGAAAGACTGGCAAAAATTG AACTCTATCTGTGATACAATTCCTCCATTAAAAGAATTAGTTAGTAATAATGACTTACCTCAAGAAACTATTGATTTACTTACTTGGATGTACATTGAGTCAGGATTTCCCCAATTACAACTGCGGAACCTg gaACATATTCCTGTAGAGAACAGAGGAGGTTTGAGAAAACTATTaccacaatatatttttgaggtTTGTTATCCAGAATCAACAGAAAAAGCATTTCAAAAACGAATTGGTAATAATAACACTATTTTTGCATACCATGGAAGTGCTctagacaatttttattctatacttCGAGTAGGCCTCCAACAACACTTCAGTTTCAAAAAG GAAGGACTTTTTGGAAATGGCGTCTACTTATCTAGTGAAATTACTGTATGTACCACCTATGCCCCATTTCGTGAAACATGGAAAAACAGTTGTTTAGGAAGCCAACAGAGTATAATTGCAATTTGCGAGGTCATCGACCATATAGACAAAGTGAAATGTAAAG ATACTAAACACAGGCAGAGATCACGTAACGAAGAAAGCTACAATGAAATACCAGAAAAGTATTACGTCGTAACTGACAGTGAAATGTTAAGGGTTAAATACTTGTTAGTGTATAGCcgcaagaaaattattttcagcattaaaaatgtgtcaatatttttaataatatcgtaTCTTCTCATTTTGGTCTTAACAGGGCTTTTCAGAGGCACTCTGTGGACGAAACTAATGAAGATATTTTCGTTataa
- the LOC109605081 gene encoding cytoplasmic FMR1-interacting protein: protein MAGTDRVSMNDALSNVDVLDELPLPDEQPCIEAQPCSVVYQANFDTNFEDRNGFVTGIAKYIEEATVHASLNELLEEGMEHAVMLYTWRCCSRAIPQPKSNEQPNRVEIYEKTVEVLAPEVNKLLNFMYFQRKAIERFSKEVRRLCHTEKRKDFVSEAYLLTLGKFINMFAVLDELKNMKSSVKNDYSTYRRAAQFLKVMSDSQTLQESQNLSMFLATQNKIRDTVKENLEKITGYEELLADVVNICVQMFESKMYLTPSEKHMLVKVMGFGLFLMDSELCNINKLDQKKKLRLDRIDRIFKNLEVVPLFGDMQIAPFNYIKRSKHFDANKWPLSSSNTPSPQADLMVHLPQIREDHVKYISELARYSNEVTTTYKECGTDEENKETAELALRGLQLLSEWTSVVTELYSWKLLHPTDHHQNKECPKEAEEYERATRYNYSDEEKFALIEVIAMIKGLQVLMARMETVFTDAIRRNIYAELQEFVQQTLREPLRKAIKNKKDLIRSIIMSVRETSADWQRNFDPLQDPALKGKKDPDSGFNIKVPRRNVGPSSTQLYMVRTMLESLTSDKSGGKRTLRKDIDGQYLVQIDQFHKISFYWSYLLNFSDSLQNCCDLSQLWYREFYLEMTMGRRINKCTVRHHHNEECSDLITMEKRIQFPIDMSMPWILTDHILKTKEPSMMEYVLYPLDLYNDSALYALTKFRKQFLYDEVEAEVNLCFDQFVYKLSEQIFVYYKQLAASIFLDKRFRVECAAIGAYLLPYPRANRYETLLKQRHVQLLGRSIDLNKLITQRINADMQKSLDFAISRFEAGDITGVMELEGLLEVNRLCHKLLSKWLALDDFDSMFKEANHNVLAPYGRATLHVFWELNYDFLPNYVYNAATNRFIRYRGIQFSGAVHRDRPPQMSHAYTWGSKQLNLAYTTQYSQYNGFVGPQHFHKMCKLLGYQGIAVVMEELLKIVKQLIQGNLLQFTKTLMEAMPKLCKLPRYDYGSPGVLGYYHAQLNDILQYPDAKTELFHNYREFGNIILFCLLMEQALSQEEVCDLLQAAPFQNILPRPYCKEGEKLEQKQKRLEAKYAALQIVPNIEKLGTAKQAMISREGDLLTRERLCCGLSIFEVVLNRLRTFLDDPIWVGPPPANGVMNVDECVEFHRLWSALQFVYCVPVSENEYTVEEMFGEGLHWAGCTMIVLLGQQRRFEALDFCYHILRVQRVDMKDEKVKGINLKRMCDRIRRFQVLNSQIFAILNKFLKSGENDELSVEHVRCFPPPIHPAINPQQHYHAPEHLRQC, encoded by the exons ATGGCAGGAACTGATAGGGTGTCTATGAATGATGCACTATCTAATGTTGATGTACTGGATGAACTTCCTTTGCCCGACGAACAACCGTGCATTGAAGCACAACCGTGTTCGGTAGTTTATCAAGCTAATTTCGACACGAATTTTGAAGATAGAAATGGATTTGTCACTGGCATTGCAAAGTACATTGAAGAGGCCACAGTTCATGCAAGTCTT AATGAATTGCTGGAGGAGGGCATGGAACATGCTGTTATGTTGTATACGTGGAGATGTTGTTCAAGAGCTATTCCTCAGCCTAAATCGAATGAGCAGCCCAATAGGGTGGAAATATATGAGAAAACTGTTGAAGTTTTGGCCCCAGAAGTCAACAAACTTctgaattttatgtattttcaa AGAAAAGCTATTGAAAGATTTTCAAAGGAAGTTCGAAGATTATGCCACACAGAAAAACGAAAAGACTTCGTGTCTGAGGCATATCTCCTAACTTTGGGAAAGTTCATCAACATGTTCGCCGTTCTGGATGAGTTAAAGAACATGAAATCCAGTGTTAAAAACGACTACTCAACATACCGAAG GGCTGCACAGTTTTTGAAAGTAATGTCAGACTCTCAGACCCTTCAGGAGTCACAAAATTTATCTATGTTTCTTGCCACCCAAAACAAAATCCGTGACACGGTCAAGGAGAATCTGGAGAAAATTACCGGTTACGAGGAGTTACTCGCTGACGTTGTAAATATTTGCGTGCAAATGTTCGAATCGAAAATGTACTTGACCCCCAGTGAAAAGCACATGCTTGTTAAAGTCATGGGTTTTGGTTTATTCTTAATGGACAGTGAACTGTGTAACATTAATAAGTTGGATCAGAAAAAGAAGTTAAGGTTGGACCGAATCGATAGAATATTTAAG AACCTTGAAGTAGTGCCCTTGTTTGGTGACATGCAAATCGCCCCATTTAACTACATAAAACGAAGCAAGCACTTTGATGCTAACAAGTGGCCGTTATCGAGTAGCAATACACCTTCTCCTCAAGCTGATCTTATGGTCCATTTGCCACAAATACGTGAGGATCACGTAAAATACATCAGTGAATTGGCACGTTACAGTAACGAAGTGACTACCACATATAAAGAATGTGGCACAGACGAGGAGAATAAAGAAACAGCTGAATTAGCTTTGAGGGGACTGCAGTTATTATCTGAGTGGACTAGTGTTGTCACTGAGTTGTATTCCTGGAAATTACTGCATCCCACTGACCACCATCAGAACAAGGAATGTCCTAAGGAAGCAGAAGAATATGAAAGa gCTACACGATATAATTACAGTGATGAGGAGAAGTTTGCCCTTATTGAAGTAATAGCCATGATTAAAGGGTTGCAGGTTCTTATGGCCAGGATGGAAACTGTATTTACAGATGCAATTAGAAGGAACATTTACGCAGAACTACAAGAGTTTGTACAACAAACGTTAAGAGAGCCTCTGCGCAAAGCCATTAAGAacaaaaaagatttaataagaaGCATAATAATGTCAGTTAGGGAAACATCAGCAGATTGGCAAAGAAACTTTGACCCATTACAAGATCCTGCTTTGAAAGGGAAGAAGGATCCAGACAGTGGGTTTAACATTAAGGTTCCAAGACGTAATGTGGGTCCCTCATCAACACAGTTGTACATGGTCAGAACCATGTTGGAATCGTTAACGTCTGATAAATCTGGTGGTAAAAGGACGTTGAGAAAAGATATTGATGGGCAATACTTGGTGCAAATAGATCAGTTTCACAAAATATCGTTCTATTGgagttatttgttaaatttcagtG ATTCCCTACAGAATTGTTGTGATTTGTCCCAGTTGTGGTACAGAGAATTTTATCTGGAAATGACCATGGGAAGGAGAATAAAC AAATGTACGGTACGTCATCACCACAACGAAGAATGCAGCGACCTGATAACAATGGAAAAAAGAATACAGTTTCCCATTGACATGTCAATGCCTTGGATTCTGACTGATCACATATTGAAAACCAAAGAGCCATCAATGATGGA ATATGTTTTATACCCACTTGATTTATATAATGACAGTGCATTGTATGCCCTTACGAAATTCAGAAAACAATTCTTATACGACGAAGTAGAAGCTGAAGTGAACTTGTGCTTTGATCAATTTGTTTACAAACTAAGCGAGcaaatatttgtgtattataAGCAGTTAGCCGCCAGCATATTCCTAGATAAGCGATTCCGTGTTGAGTGTGCAGCCATAGGAGCCTATTTGTTGCCTTATCCTAGAGCCAATCGCTATGAgactttattaaaacaacgTCACGTGCAGTTATTAGGTCGTTCCATAGATTTGAATAAACTTATCACACAAAGAATTAACGCTGATATGCAAAAGTCGTTAGATTTTGCTATAAGTAGGTTCGAAGCTGGCGATATAACTGGTGTTATGGAATTAGAGGGCTTGTTAGAGGTTAATAGATTGTGCCATAAGTTACTAAGCAAATGGTTAGCTTTAGATGATTTTGATTCGATGTTCAAAGAGGCAAATCACAATGTCCTTGCACCTTATGGTAGGGCAACCTTACATGTGTTTTGGGAGTTAAATTATGACTTCTTGCCCAATTACGTATATAATGCTGCCACCAACAG atTTATAAGATACAGAGGTATCCAATTCTCAGGAGCTGTGCATAGAGACAGACCCCCACAAATGTCACATGCCTATACTTGGGGAAGTAAGCAGTTAAATTTGGCCTACACCACACAATACAGCCAATATAATGGATTTGTTGGTCCccaacatttccataaaatgtgtaaattattGGGTTATCAGGGAATCGCTGTAGTAATGGAGgagttattgaaaattgttaaacaaCTAATCCAAGGAAATCTGCTACAGTTTACTAAAACCTTAATGGAAGCGATGCCGAAACTGTGCAAGCTTCCAAGATACGACTACGGATCGCCCGGTGTCTTGGGCTATTATCATGCACAGTTAAACGACATCCTTCAGTATCCTGACGCGAAGACTGAACTCTTTCACAATTATCGAGAATTCGGAAATATTATACTGTTCTGTTTGTTGATGGAGCAGGCTTTATCTCAGGAGGAGGTGTGCGATCTGCTACAAGCCGCACCGTTCCAAAACATACTGCCTAGACCCTACTGCAAAGAAGGGGAAAAACttgaacaaaaacaaaaacgtcTCGAGGCAAAGTATGCGGCATTGCAAATTGTTCCGAATATTGAGAAGCTTGGTACAGCCAAA caaGCAATGATATCTAGGGAAGGTGATTTGTTGACCAGAGAACGATTGTGTTGTGGATTATCTATATTTGAGGTCGTTCTAAATAGACTAAGGACTTTCCTTGACGATCCTATTTGGGTTGGTCCTCCTCCTGCTAATGGCGTTATGAATGTTGATGAATGCGTCGAGTTTCACAGACTTTGGTCTGCTTTACAGTTTGTATATTGCGTACCAGTTAGTGAAAATGAATATACAGTgga ggAAATGTTTGGTGAAGGTTTGCATTGGGCAGGTTGCACGATGATTGTTTTACTTGGCCAACAACGGCGATTTGAGGCCTTAGATTTTTGTTATCACATTTTAAGAGTACAACGCGTTGACATGAAAGATGAGAAGGTCAAAGGAATA aacttGAAAAGGATGTGTGACAGAATAAGAAGGTTCCAGGTATTGAATTCGCAAATTTTTGCTATTTTGAACAAGTTCTTAAAATCTGGAGAGAATGATGAACTTTCTGTGGAACATGTTAGATGCTTCCCACCACCTATTCATCCTGCTATAAATCCTCAACAACATTATCACGCTCCAGAACATTTACGACAATGTTAA
- the LOC109599633 gene encoding myocyte-specific enhancer factor 2 isoform X1, protein MGRKKIQISRITDERNRQVTFNKRKFGVMKKAYELSVLCDCEIALIIFSSSNKLYQYASTDMDKVLLKYTEYNEPHESLTNKNIIEALNKKEHKNGVMSPDSPEPENDYQLTPRTEAKYSKIDEDFQMMLQRNQLNGQRGSMSSSNYSQPVSVPVNISYSDSGLLQSSPQMAHTSISPRPSSSETDSVYPSGAMLEMSNGYPNSVSPMGGPPSPGPSPGPGLSSSKHPKQHSPVSRSNLRVVIPAPLAPNINPDEVSYNEHNRTQSTLNTPVVALQTPGLSSYPGSLSSFGAQDFSIGSDMGLAMTWSGHQIPSSLAHNTSCLPHLAVSSSTPPPTSSSPLPVKIKSEPISPPREHHPHLSAAGVHHSHVQSLNLTHSSHHPRPSSAGQMTPTPGSVTPTNLGSPTGTGGPPSSGNGGGSASGSSTDYETVQMHKRPRIQDWQT, encoded by the exons GTTACATTCAACAAACGAAAATTCGGCGTGATGAAGAAGGCGTACGAATTGTCGGTGTTGTGCGATTGCGAGATCGCCCTAATAATCTTCAGCAGTAGCAACAAACTGTACCAGTATGCCAGCACGGATATGGACAAGGTCCTCCTCAAATATACCGAATACAATGAGCCACATGAATCCCTGACCAACAAAAACATTATCGAG GCACTCAATAAGAAGGAGCATAAGAACGGAGTGATGAGTCCCGACAGTCCCGAACCGGAGAACGACTACCAATTGACGCCACGTACCGAAGCCAAATACAGCAAAATCGACGAGGATTTTCAAATGATGTTACAAAGGAACCAACTCAACGGACAAAGG GGCAGCATGAGTTCATCGAACTATTCACAACCCGTTTCAGTTCCAGTAAATATAAGCTATAGTGATTCTGGTCTTCTACAATCTAGTCCGCAAATGGCTCACACGAGTATTAGTCCGAGGCCATCGTCTTCAGAAACAGACTCAGTTTATCCCAGTGGCGCGATGCTTGAAATGAGTAACGGTTACCCGAATTCGGTGTCTCCAATGGGCGGACCACCCTCGCCCGGACCAAGTCCCGGACCCGGATTGAGTTCTTCTAAACATCCGAAACAACATTCACCAGTCTCACGATCCAATTTACGAGTAGTTATACCGGCACCGCTAGCACCCAACATAAATCCGGATGAGGTTTCTTATAATGAA CACAATCGAACACAATCAACTTTAAACACTCCCGTGGTGGCGTTACAGACACCCGGCCTGTCGTCGTATCCCGGTTCGTTGTCTTCGTTCGGGGCGCAGGACTTCAGTATTGGATCTGACATGGGACTGGCGATGACATGGAGCGGGCACCAGATACCGTCGTCGTTAGCGCACAACACCAGTTGTCTGCCGCATTTGGCGGTGTCGAGCAGCACACCGCCGCCGACGTCCAGTTCGCCGCTGcccgttaaaataaaaagcgaACCGATATCGCCACCCAGAGAGCACCATCCGCACCTGAGTGCGGCGGGAGTGCACCATTCTCACGTACAAAGCCTTAATTTAACGCACAGCAGCCACCATCCGCGGCCAAGTTCTGCTGGTCAGATGACTCCGACGCCCGGCAGCGTGACCCCAACAAATTTAGGTTCGCCGACGGGCACGGGAGGGCCGCCCAGTAGTGGTAACGGCGGCGGGAGCGCCAGCGGCAGTAGTACAGATTACGAAACTGTACAGATGCATAAGCGTCCGAGGATTCAGGACTGGCAAACCTAG
- the LOC109599633 gene encoding myocyte-specific enhancer factor 2 isoform X2, which yields MGRKKIQISRITDERNRQVTFNKRKFGVMKKAYELSVLCDCEIALIIFSSSNKLYQYASTDMDKVLLKYTEYNEPHESLTNKNIIEKEHKNGVMSPDSPEPENDYQLTPRTEAKYSKIDEDFQMMLQRNQLNGQRGSMSSSNYSQPVSVPVNISYSDSGLLQSSPQMAHTSISPRPSSSETDSVYPSGAMLEMSNGYPNSVSPMGGPPSPGPSPGPGLSSSKHPKQHSPVSRSNLRVVIPAPLAPNINPDEVSYNEHNRTQSTLNTPVVALQTPGLSSYPGSLSSFGAQDFSIGSDMGLAMTWSGHQIPSSLAHNTSCLPHLAVSSSTPPPTSSSPLPVKIKSEPISPPREHHPHLSAAGVHHSHVQSLNLTHSSHHPRPSSAGQMTPTPGSVTPTNLGSPTGTGGPPSSGNGGGSASGSSTDYETVQMHKRPRIQDWQT from the exons GTTACATTCAACAAACGAAAATTCGGCGTGATGAAGAAGGCGTACGAATTGTCGGTGTTGTGCGATTGCGAGATCGCCCTAATAATCTTCAGCAGTAGCAACAAACTGTACCAGTATGCCAGCACGGATATGGACAAGGTCCTCCTCAAATATACCGAATACAATGAGCCACATGAATCCCTGACCAACAAAAACATTATCGAG AAGGAGCATAAGAACGGAGTGATGAGTCCCGACAGTCCCGAACCGGAGAACGACTACCAATTGACGCCACGTACCGAAGCCAAATACAGCAAAATCGACGAGGATTTTCAAATGATGTTACAAAGGAACCAACTCAACGGACAAAGG GGCAGCATGAGTTCATCGAACTATTCACAACCCGTTTCAGTTCCAGTAAATATAAGCTATAGTGATTCTGGTCTTCTACAATCTAGTCCGCAAATGGCTCACACGAGTATTAGTCCGAGGCCATCGTCTTCAGAAACAGACTCAGTTTATCCCAGTGGCGCGATGCTTGAAATGAGTAACGGTTACCCGAATTCGGTGTCTCCAATGGGCGGACCACCCTCGCCCGGACCAAGTCCCGGACCCGGATTGAGTTCTTCTAAACATCCGAAACAACATTCACCAGTCTCACGATCCAATTTACGAGTAGTTATACCGGCACCGCTAGCACCCAACATAAATCCGGATGAGGTTTCTTATAATGAA CACAATCGAACACAATCAACTTTAAACACTCCCGTGGTGGCGTTACAGACACCCGGCCTGTCGTCGTATCCCGGTTCGTTGTCTTCGTTCGGGGCGCAGGACTTCAGTATTGGATCTGACATGGGACTGGCGATGACATGGAGCGGGCACCAGATACCGTCGTCGTTAGCGCACAACACCAGTTGTCTGCCGCATTTGGCGGTGTCGAGCAGCACACCGCCGCCGACGTCCAGTTCGCCGCTGcccgttaaaataaaaagcgaACCGATATCGCCACCCAGAGAGCACCATCCGCACCTGAGTGCGGCGGGAGTGCACCATTCTCACGTACAAAGCCTTAATTTAACGCACAGCAGCCACCATCCGCGGCCAAGTTCTGCTGGTCAGATGACTCCGACGCCCGGCAGCGTGACCCCAACAAATTTAGGTTCGCCGACGGGCACGGGAGGGCCGCCCAGTAGTGGTAACGGCGGCGGGAGCGCCAGCGGCAGTAGTACAGATTACGAAACTGTACAGATGCATAAGCGTCCGAGGATTCAGGACTGGCAAACCTAG